The DNA region CACACCCCGCACCGCGACAAGCTCGCCGGCCTGCGCCGCACCATCGACGTCGTCCGCGAGTCCCACCTCGCCCCGGAACGCGTCCTGCTCGACCACCTCAACGAGACGACCGTGCGGGACGCCCTCGACAGCGGCTGCTGGGCCGGCTTCTCCATCTACCCGGACACCAAGATGGACGAGGACCGCATGGTCACGGTCCTGCGGAAGCACGGCACCGACCGCGTCCTCGTCAACTCCGCCGCGGACTGGGGCAGGAGCGACCCGCTGAAGACCCGCAAGGTCGCCGACGCCATGCTGAAGGCGGGCTTTGACGAGGACGACGTCGATCAGGTGTTCTGGCGTAACCCCGTCGACTTCTACGGACAGAGCGGCCGCCTGCAACTCGACCTCGCCGACCCCGGCCCCCATCACGAGGGCAACTCCATCCTCCGCGGCGGGGAGTGAGCGATGCGCTTCCGCCACCCCGACGGCACCACCGTCCACCTGGCGTACTGCACCAACGTGCACCCCGCCGAAACCCTCGACGGCGTCCGCGCCCAACTGCGCGACCACTGCGAGCCCGTACGCAGACGGCTCGGCCGGGACCGCCTCGGCATCGGCCTCTGGCTCGCCAAGGAGGCCGCCCGGACCCTGGTCGACGACCCCTCCGCCCTCCGCGCCCTCAGGGCCGAACTCGACCACCGGGGCCTGGAAGTCGTCACCCTCAACGGCTTCCCGTACGAAGGCTTCGGCGCCGAGGAGGTCAAGTACCGGGTCTACCAGCCGGACTGGACCGACCCCGAGCGGCTCGCCCACACCACCGACCTGGCCCGGCTGCTGGCCGCCCTCCTCCCGGACGACATCACCGAAGGCAGCGTCTCCACCCTGCCGATCGCCTGGCGCACCCCGTACGCCTCCGACCCCACCGCGGCCGAAACCGCGCTCAAGGCCCTCAGCACGCTCGCCCAACGTCTGGACGCCCTCGCCGAACTGACCGGCAAATCCGTCACGATCGGCCTCGAACCCGAACCGGGCTGCACCGTCGAGACCACCGCCGACGCCATCGCCCCGCTCATCGCCGTGGGCCACGACCGCATCGGCGTCTGCGTCGACACATGCCACCTCGCCACCTCCTTCGAGGACCCGGACACCGCACTCGACACCCTGCACACCGCAGGCGTCACCGTGGCCAAGGCCCAGCTCTCCGCGGCCCTGCACGCCGAAGACCCCCGTCTGCCGGCTGTACGCGAAGCCCTGTCCGCCTTCGCCGAACCCCGCTTCCTGCACCAGACCCGCACCCTCACCGCCGCCGGACTGCGCGGGACCGACGACCTCGACGAGGCCCTGGCCGGTGGGTCGCTGCCCGACGGCACCCCCTGGCGCTCCCACTTCCACGTCCCCCTGCACGCCCCTCCCGCGCCGCCGCTCACCTCCACGCTCCCCGTACTCGAAAGCGCCCTGGCCCGGCTGGTCGGCGGGCCCGTACCACTCACCCGGCACCTGGAAGTCGAGACGTACACCTGGCAGGCGCTCCCGGCCGAGCTGCGGCCCCGCACCCGGGCCCAGCTCGCCGACGGCATCGCCGCCGAACTCACCCTCGGCCGCGACCTCCTGACCGGCCTCGGACTCAAGG from Streptomyces sp. NBC_01754 includes:
- a CDS encoding TatD family hydrolase, which codes for MRIFDPHIHMTSRTTDDYRAMYDAGVRALVEPSFWLGQPRTSPASFFDYFDALLGWEPFRASQYGIAHHCTLALNPKEANDPRCTPVLDELPRYLVKDSVVAVGEIGYDSMTPAEDTALAAQLQLAADHGLPALVHTPHRDKLAGLRRTIDVVRESHLAPERVLLDHLNETTVRDALDSGCWAGFSIYPDTKMDEDRMVTVLRKHGTDRVLVNSAADWGRSDPLKTRKVADAMLKAGFDEDDVDQVFWRNPVDFYGQSGRLQLDLADPGPHHEGNSILRGGE
- the eboE gene encoding metabolite traffic protein EboE, with protein sequence MRFRHPDGTTVHLAYCTNVHPAETLDGVRAQLRDHCEPVRRRLGRDRLGIGLWLAKEAARTLVDDPSALRALRAELDHRGLEVVTLNGFPYEGFGAEEVKYRVYQPDWTDPERLAHTTDLARLLAALLPDDITEGSVSTLPIAWRTPYASDPTAAETALKALSTLAQRLDALAELTGKSVTIGLEPEPGCTVETTADAIAPLIAVGHDRIGVCVDTCHLATSFEDPDTALDTLHTAGVTVAKAQLSAALHAEDPRLPAVREALSAFAEPRFLHQTRTLTAAGLRGTDDLDEALAGGSLPDGTPWRSHFHVPLHAPPAPPLTSTLPVLESALARLVGGPVPLTRHLEVETYTWQALPAELRPRTRAQLADGIAAELTLGRDLLTGLGLKELP